The nucleotide window ggtttaagatcacgttgaataataatttcatacctaagatatgaaccatgctacagtgaacaaaatctaactaaagtgttaacacacagttacatcacacatacacgatcatgcagtaaagggatataaaatatatatacatttaaacagctcATTGTGATCTTTAAATGTGGTTTCATCACAGACATATAGTCCGTGCCCCCCCTGCTGTGTCTCTGGCGACTGTGGACTCTGGTGGAATTCCTTTGAACTTCCTTTGAAGAcggcatttgttttaattgtcgcCCACTTTACAGCCTTGATAGGTGATAGAGGAGACAGGGTTATCTAATTATCACAATTTTAGGGCTGTTGAAATCCAGATGCCAAATGGCCCCAATCTGACTCCGAGCCATTTGCTACACTATCTTTGTGATATGTCGGTAAAACAGTATAAAGTgtataattatttttactgtaaGTCTGTTTATTGTTATATATTGTGTAATAGAGGATATTCAGTTACCTTACAATCTGCCTTTTGTACCAGTCGAGAGATACATTAAACCAGGGCAGAATTAAATTCTCATATTTAGTTTGAAacagacaaataaaataaacgATTTTGTAGGGGTGTATAAAAACTgaaaacaatgcattttttttctagaCTTTACTGTTGATGACATCAAGACCAGGGCAGTATCTCTGCGAACGCAGTACTGCCGTTTGATGAAACCCAAACCAAGTGGGAGGGGAAACAAACCCTGGACTCCACGGCAAAAGTGGCTTCTGAGAGTTATGGATTTCATAAAAACATATATTGTCCACCGGCCATCCAAAACAACAGTAAGTTAAACATTCAACTTGtacactgttaacccagaaATTGTCTTTACTCAAACAATCAAGgaaaaatcattaatattttctgttttgaagcCAAAGCTTAAATTGATTTGTTGATTTAACTGTTAACCTTACAAAAtctattaaactaaaacattcaagtaaaatgaacttaaaattattagttcatgttgtgaggaatacccataatcctttgcgcctgaatattttgattattttctgctttttcacaaattaaaaactgataagaactttctgtactcaaatatttgttaataaaatgtcatataggttcaagctcttatattattgatgttgttttgttgtaaattataattttgtgaagtcaccattcaggtgatcagtgtttccgtACATGAAGcctgttcaaaacattttactgtatttctctccacagtactgacaatgtatgtcaaaacacattttttgtgtgtttctgtggagaatcacgtttattcaatgactgacttaaAGTCAGTCATTAATTTTTGTTATAAAACCATTTATAACatcaaatgtaataaaaactaaagttaTATGCAATGGGTTTCCTCACACATAATGTCATCGAATCTGGGTTAAGAGTGCAGGAATATTGgaagaaattaaaacattaagtacattaaacttaaaattaattGTTATTTCAACCAggcaaaattaacttttttagggcAACGAGTTTCCATAAATGTTTTAGGTTCAATCAACCTGTATGGGCTTACAGTGTAATAGCATACACTTAATGTGATGTAACACTCATACACCAACACATACATATTAATACTCGTATACACATTAATTTATACATACAAACATGCACACTCGCTCAGTCACTgactaaaaaaaatcactgaaaaacacacaaatatatacaAACATACGCTGTCACACATGCTAGAGTAATAGTTTATTCTGCTCCCATGACTTAAATGTTACACTGCTGAACTGCGTTAATGTAAGTAGTTCTTTCTTAATCATATCACCATGTTCTCTGTTTCAGCTTGGTGCATCATTCACTGAGCAGAGTGATGCAGACGATCTGGACCTCTCAGACATAAGGCCTGATACACCATCATTGGATAGCTCCCCATGCACTGCGTCCACCCCAAATCGGTGCAgtgaagaagcctctccatcgTCTGAAACCGCTTCAACTGCCTCAGGTGATAGTGGTAAACAGACGGGTCGGAACACCAATATTCATAAGCAAAAGAGGGTGTCCGAAGGTGCTATTGAGCTGCAAAAGCTCGATTTGTTAAAGCAGATGGTTGCACAGGTGGATTCACAACCAACTATGGACACATTAAGTTTTTTTGGGAACCAGGTGGCTTTAGAATTGAGGGACATTCAAGACCCGGTTCTCGTATCACGACTCAAGAGAAGCATAATGGTCCTCATTTACAATGCACAGCAGACTGATAGAAACCGATCATTGTCGTCACCTGGACAACCTACCCCAGGCACATTTCAACCGGTCAATTCAGGTCTACCATCGGCCCAGCCTACTTCTCAGCAGTCTTATTATGGCTCTGGCCATGGTTTTCATAGATCACTTTTGGAATCACAACCTGATCATGCCTATGACTAGCCATTGTAATCAAACTGTAAatagttgttttattttgtatttttaacactatttttttacacatttttatttaaaaactttttattttattacagtagtgcACTACTTGAAGGTACTTCAACTTGAATGTACAGTGATCCTTTCTCTGTGTTTAAACTGTTGAGTGCTACCGTGTTACTGTTGCTGGTGGACATCAGCATTGTTGTTGAGctccacactgaaaaaaatgattctatgccttagtaaatttaacttaaaagaaattataaaattctattaaaaaaatgtaaaaagtaaaaataacacacaaaatttaagttaattctaaattaacaaattattgagtaaatttcacttaattttattatgtaaaatccacccaaatttgtaagaaggaaattttgtgttgaaactacttgaattatttaagtaaatataaCTAACTAGGCAGTGGGCTTGTacttcccagcatgctttgcatgggactgcatttggagagtaaaatttgaaattaaacgctatttttttgtgtttttaacaaaaaagaaagacttgttagtgtTTCAGGTTAAATTACATTTGAGATTTAGAAGAgtttgtgtttctgttttgagttttgtggttaccatcattcaGAAGAGTGGTGCTTGTGTATAGACAATAGGTGACACGATGAAAATCATGATGTAAGCAATAACTGTGCTTATGCCAGTACTGAGATCTATTGAGTCTCTTCTTACTTGCTCAACATAATGTGGCAGTTAAATGTGAAAAGTTAAATAGAATAAGAGATTTAAAAAACGATTGGATTATTTTAGTATGTAGAAATTAAACCATTAAATTGATTTGTTTGCACATAAATAATTTTAGTGTactgaacata belongs to Paramisgurnus dabryanus chromosome 2, PD_genome_1.1, whole genome shotgun sequence and includes:
- the LOC135743927 gene encoding uncharacterized protein — protein: MSSRKSWTQALEQNFIELWQEHECLYDVSHEMYHNRAEKEKRWTEITNALNQPDFTVDDIKTRAVSLRTQYCRLMKPKPSGRGNKPWTPRQKWLLRVMDFIKTYIVHRPSKTTLGASFTEQSDADDLDLSDIRPDTPSLDSSPCTASTPNRCSEEASPSSETASTASGDSGKQTGRNTNIHKQKRVSEGAIELQKLDLLKQMVAQVDSQPTMDTLSFFGNQVALELRDIQDPVLVSRLKRSIMVLIYNAQQTDRNRSLSSPGQPTPGTFQPVNSGLPSAQPTSQQSYYGSGHGFHRSLLESQPDHAYD